Genomic segment of Streptococcus australis:
GTTGCTGCAAATCTATGTCCTGTAGATGCAGAAGGGAAAAACATTCACTCATCTGTATCCTGTAAATTTGCAGAGAGCATTCGTCAAGTCGGTGGTCTCCCTTTAGTGATTCCTGTAGGGGATGAGTCCATTGTGCGCGATTATGTGGAAATGATCGACAAACTCATCTTGACAGGTGGGCAAAATGTCCATCCTCAGTTTTATGGAGAGAAAAAGACCATTGAGAGCGACGATTACAATCTAGTCCGTGATGAATTTGAATTGGCACTCTTGAGAGAAGCACTTCATCAGAATAAGCCCATTTTGGCAATCTGCCGTGGGGTTCAGCTGGTCAATGTTGCTTTTGGTGGCACTCTTCACCAAGAAATTGAAGGTCACTGGCAAGGTTTGCCTTTTGGAACCTCTCATTCTATTGAGACAGTAGAAGGAAGCGTGGTGGCTAAGTTGTTTGGCAAAGAAAGTCAGGTCAACTCAGTCCATCGTCAAAGTATCAAAGATCTAGCACCTAATTTCCGTGTGACTGCTATTGATCCAAGAGACCAGACCATCGAAGCGATTGAGTCTATCGATGAGCATCGTATCATCGGCTTGCAGTGGCACCCAGAGTTTCTGGTCAATGAAGAAGACGGCAATTTAGAACTATTTGAGTATTTATTAAATGAATTGTAACGGTTAGAGTCTCTAGCCGTTTTTATTCGTCCTTTCAGATTTTTGTATTTTAGCAAATTTACGCAAACGTTTGAATTCTGATAAAAATTGGGCAAATTCAATAAAAAAGCTTGAAAAAATCGAAGGTAAGCGTTATGATAGAAAAGAAGAAATTTTGGAGGATTATCATGTCACATATTAAATTTGATTATTCAAAAGTTTTAGACAAATTTGTTGCCCCACATGAAGTGGAATACATGCAAGCACAAGTAACAGCTGCAGACGAATTGATCCGCAAAGGAACTGGTGCTGGTAGCGACTTTTTGGGTTGGCTGGACCTTCCTGAAAATTACGACCGCGAAGAATTCGACCGCATCTTGAAAGCTGCTGAGCAAATCAAGTCAGATAGCGATGTCTTGGTTGTGATCGGTATCGGTGGATCTTATCTTGGTGCTAAAGCAGCCATCGACTTCTTGAATCACCACTTTGCTAACTTGCAAACAAAAGAAGAACGCAAAGCTCCACAAATCCTTTACGCAGGAAACTCAATCTCATCTACTTACCTTGCTGACTTGGTAGAGTACGTAGCTGACAAAGACTTCTCAGTAAACGTGATTTCTAAATCAGGCACAACAACAGAACCAGCCATCGCTTTCCGTGTCTTCAAAGAACTCTTGGTTAAGAAATACGGTCAAGAAGAAGCCAACAAACGTATCTATGCAACAACTGACCGCCAAAAAGGTGCTGTTAAGGTTGAAGCAGATGCTAACGGTTGGGAAACATTTGTGGTTCCAGATGACATCGGTGGACGTTTCTCAGTATTGACAGCAGTTGGTTTGCTTCCAATCGCAGCATCAGGTGCAGACATCAAAGCTCTTATGGAAGGTGCCAACGCAGCTCGTAAAGACTACACTTCAGACAAGATTTCTGAAAATGAAGCTTACCAATATGCAGCAGTACGTAATATCCTTTACCGTAAAGGCTACGCT
This window contains:
- a CDS encoding gamma-glutamyl-gamma-aminobutyrate hydrolase family protein: MARTVVGVAANLCPVDAEGKNIHSSVSCKFAESIRQVGGLPLVIPVGDESIVRDYVEMIDKLILTGGQNVHPQFYGEKKTIESDDYNLVRDEFELALLREALHQNKPILAICRGVQLVNVAFGGTLHQEIEGHWQGLPFGTSHSIETVEGSVVAKLFGKESQVNSVHRQSIKDLAPNFRVTAIDPRDQTIEAIESIDEHRIIGLQWHPEFLVNEEDGNLELFEYLLNEL
- a CDS encoding glucose-6-phosphate isomerase translates to MSHIKFDYSKVLDKFVAPHEVEYMQAQVTAADELIRKGTGAGSDFLGWLDLPENYDREEFDRILKAAEQIKSDSDVLVVIGIGGSYLGAKAAIDFLNHHFANLQTKEERKAPQILYAGNSISSTYLADLVEYVADKDFSVNVISKSGTTTEPAIAFRVFKELLVKKYGQEEANKRIYATTDRQKGAVKVEADANGWETFVVPDDIGGRFSVLTAVGLLPIAASGADIKALMEGANAARKDYTSDKISENEAYQYAAVRNILYRKGYATEILVNYEPSLQYFSEWWKQLAGESEGKDQKGIYPTSANFSTDLHSLGQFIQEGTRIMFETVVRVDKPRKNVIIPTLEEDLDGLGYLQGKDVDFVNKKATDGVLLAHTDGDVPNMYVTLPEQDAFTLGYTIYFFELAIALSGYLNAINPFDQPGVEAYKRNMFALLGKPGFEELSKELNARL